Part of the Vigna angularis cultivar LongXiaoDou No.4 chromosome 1, ASM1680809v1, whole genome shotgun sequence genome, agaaaaagtataaaaatttaaaacatccACGTGGAATTGTTGATTGTACAACATATCAcccattcaatttaatatacaatGCCAcgtcatataaaaaaaattagagctCAGCACACTTAGACGGCGTTAGTGATAACTTAACGGAGAGAACTTAATTGcctcatttttacaagtttatgaacctgattgagaccgaaaaaaaagcgatgacccacttgagattgacacacaaatacaaGGATCAAATGAGAGTTTAAACCTTCCATTTTTACAATGGtaaattctttaattaaaaatcattggtaggaacaaaaatgaaaaaaagttaagaacCCATTTGATAGAAAGATTAACGGTTAATATATCATCCCACATGTCTTATTgcatttttacattttttttaattttaaaaccatcttttgtattttaaaaaacctatatccttttcttttcaattaattttaaaatttgtcaaagaaaaaaattttcaataaattttgaaatctattgaagaattttttaacctttcaactaattttaaaatccgTGGAAGAAATGCAAGGAGAAACACTCGTACTTTTTTATTTAGGTGTAGAGCAACAATATTTATGCCTTTAAATCAAAAGTTCTAATTAACTTTAGTGGATTTAAACGTTTTTCACTGAAATATAATATACAACTAATCCAACCTTTACATGGCTACGCTTGTtcacaacatttttatattgaaacATAAGCAAAGGATACATTCATGACGTTAACATTATACAGAATTTCCTAAAGTTCCCACAAAAGTTTTGATGATTCTAAAATGGACATTGCTGAGGTTGTCGAAATTGACCTCCTTCCGCTGTCAATAAGTTTGAACCATTGACTTCCAGGTTCACACTTGTTGTCTTTACTCAAGCATTTACTAGTATTAGTCACAATGATGTTATTATCATCTATATCTAAGCATACATTAGAACCATCACTTAGTTTAGATGAAAGGTGCATGTTAGAATCTGATATCACTTCCCATATAGAGTTAGAATCTGAGCATGCACTGCTAAGTGTTGCAGGCTTCCTTTGTGTCTCTGCACGTATGCATAAGTTTGTATTGTTTACCAATAAAGTCTTCTGAGATGTGTATTTCCAACCATCAGAAGAAGAACAAGGACCCAGTGTTAGTGTATTTAGCTCTGATTTTCTTATGATGCAGAGACCTGTCAAGGGATGAAACATCAATTTGTGTGAATTGCCTTCTATGATACCTGGTCCTgcacaacaacaaacaacacacCATCAAGTATTAATTTAGTAATGATAtttgtaatcaattaatataGTGTACAAATTATGTGAAGTCTGTGTAAAAAGTTTCACCGttcaaatatctttttaaaaaaaaaataaattttaagtttaattcaatcttacaaaatcgATTTATAAGATGATATtttcacttatttatatattataaattggttttatctttAGTAAAAAAGTAATATGCAAGCAAAAAATATGAATGaagagtaaaaagaaaaaatgtatgtATTATGCTCAAAGAATTTGAACTCTCTACTGAGTGTTTGGTACTGTTTAGATGAGCTTTTAAATTAAACTGTGGATGCTGATTTTGATGTACCAACGTGAGTGTATTTTGAAAGCTCTGATAGAGAAACAACATAAGAAAAATTCAGCAGAGAATCTGAAGTTCATGTTGAAGGGTTAGGTATACCTCTAAATGGAAGTTGAAGTGCAGTGATTCTGTTTAAGAAACTGATACTCCTAACTTGAGTCCAATTCCAAGTAAGAACTCCATAAAACTCTTCCATTCCTACAACACCTTCTCTAAAGTAGTAGCTGCCAACAAGTGTCCAATAGGCCCAATCCAAATCAAGCTCAGCTAGCAATGCCAAAAAGCAAGTAAGGTATCGATTGTCATTAACATTGGTACCTCTCAAATCTCCACCAAACTCACTCACAAACAATGGCCATCCTTGGTCTAATAAGTATGCAGATGTTTTccttatattatttgttattcttCCACAGACTTCGTTTGGGTTTCCATCAACCCAAGCTTGACCATCAGTGAAGCCATATCTGTGCACCTCAAATACTAGTTTTCCTTTGAACGTTAGGCTCACTGGTCGATCTCGAATAAATGATAAATCTGTATCGAAATTTAGACCAGAGAGAATGACAAGAAGGTCTGAATTTGCTGCATGAACTGCTTCCGCTCCTCTTACCATATACCTTTCATTCAAAAGCATGacgttgaaaaatatttgttataatttcTTGCAAAGCATTCatcattattttgttcttcAGGGTTGTTTCGTAAAAGAACCCTCAATCATTCTTCTACTTGCCTTCTTCACCAAATCAAATGATTACACACTCTTATATAGAActgagagtgattgaatggaagAGAAAGAACAGTTGTTATGACTTACTTGTACCAATCATTAGCATTCTGTCTAGATCCTCGCAGTTCATTCCTCAAGCTGATACCTACGACTGTGGTAACTCCCTTGAAAAGGGTGGCCATCTTGGTGAGGCCCAATATCCACTGATCTGGGTTGAAGAAATTGTCATTGAAGAAGCCATTGCCGTCTGTGTTACCGCAACACCATCCTGGCTGGGTCAGGTGGTTGTCCAAAATCACCATCACACCATTGTCTCCAACGCTCTTCACCACTGCCTGCAACTCATGCATGCTTcgtcatttaatttttatttaacctaataaaatataaattaattttaattttaattaaatttaacttaacaaaatataaataaaattttaattaattttttatttagataatagATACTCAAATACgagtaatataatatttgtattctatatgagtattaaaatattagttgcatgaaaataataaatattcataaatactGACAAATACgagtatttataatattttagtatcaAACTTCTTCATTTTAATCATGAGTAACTGAGTTTCTTGTTCTTTTAGTTAAACAAACAAgtttttctaatattaattgaagatatatatatatatatatatatactcatttataaacagaaaatattcttttaacttacaagta contains:
- the LOC108335768 gene encoding glycosyl hydrolase 5 family protein, with the translated sequence MEMGSRWWWVVVFTVFFLPVIIITTLLFPGATVKDFDTTEAVTGFLQTDSRWIVGRDGRRVKLACVNWVSHLEVVVAEGLSKRPVDSISKEIKSMGFNCVRLTWPTLLATNDSLASLSVRASFQKLGLLEAVAGVQSNNPSIIDLSLIQAFQAMVKSVGDNGVMVILDNHLTQPGWCCGNTDGNGFFNDNFFNPDQWILGLTKMATLFKGVTTVVGISLRNELRGSRQNANDWYKYMVRGAEAVHAANSDLLVILSGLNFDTDLSFIRDRPVSLTFKGKLVFEVHRYGFTDGQAWVDGNPNEVCGRITNNIRKTSAYLLDQGWPLFVSEFGGDLRGTNVNDNRYLTCFLALLAELDLDWAYWTLVGSYYFREGVVGMEEFYGVLTWNWTQVRSISFLNRITALQLPFRGPGIIEGNSHKLMFHPLTGLCIIRKSELNTLTLGPCSSSDGWKYTSQKTLLVNNTNLCIRAETQRKPATLSSACSDSNSIWEVISDSNMHLSSKLSDGSNVCLDIDDNNIIVTNTSKCLSKDNKCEPGSQWFKLIDSGRRSISTTSAMSILESSKLLWEL